From the genome of Muricauda sp. SCSIO 64092, one region includes:
- a CDS encoding DUF6090 family protein: MIHFFRKIREKLLAQGKITNYLVYASGEVVLVVLGILIALYINNWNETRKNEIANKQLLVQLKEENTLNIHDLQQDLEYRDTINATLYAFHQFLKKEEIENKPEELRSYLTAMLRATSYGPANNYLKKYISSNTGSNSYLATQLIKLDMDQSFLKTISTKALDFKFEKYYDYLASDIDFETMEIHSFDKLKKLEFQNNVILLESIEEGVLDKFEDTFAQQKLVDSLITLELD; this comes from the coding sequence ATGATCCATTTTTTTAGAAAGATCAGGGAAAAATTACTCGCCCAAGGTAAAATCACCAACTACTTGGTTTATGCTTCAGGGGAAGTAGTGTTGGTGGTATTGGGTATTTTAATCGCCCTGTATATCAATAATTGGAACGAGACCAGAAAAAATGAAATCGCCAATAAACAACTCTTGGTTCAACTTAAGGAAGAAAACACCTTAAATATCCATGACCTACAACAGGATTTGGAATATAGGGATACTATCAATGCTACGTTGTACGCATTTCATCAATTCCTGAAAAAAGAAGAAATAGAAAACAAACCGGAAGAACTAAGAAGTTATTTGACCGCTATGCTTAGGGCCACCTCTTATGGGCCGGCCAACAATTACTTAAAGAAATACATAAGCTCCAATACGGGAAGCAATTCCTATTTGGCGACCCAATTGATAAAACTTGATATGGACCAGTCGTTTTTAAAGACCATATCGACCAAAGCATTGGACTTCAAATTTGAAAAGTATTATGATTACCTGGCTTCGGATATTGATTTTGAAACCATGGAAATCCATTCCTTTGACAAATTGAAAAAACTCGAATTTCAAAACAATGTCATCCTTCTGGAGTCCATTGAAGAGGGAGTTCTTGATAAATTTGAGGACACCTTCGCCCAACAAAAACTGGTAGATTCCCTTATCACACTTGAACTTGACTAA